One segment of Panicum virgatum strain AP13 chromosome 3K, P.virgatum_v5, whole genome shotgun sequence DNA contains the following:
- the LOC120701305 gene encoding uncharacterized protein LOC120701305, which produces MRKPLFLKIVEALSGWSEYFTLRLDALNRPGFTPIHKCIVAMRQLAFGGPAEQYDEHLKMAESTSVECLKKFVQGIIEVYGEEYLRRPTVQDVQRLLDIGERRGFPGMIGSIDCTHWHWEKCPYAWKGQYTRGDHGVPTIILEAVASHDRWIWHGFFGVAGSNNDINVLNQSTLFVDQLRGEAPQVQYFVNGRQYSKPYYLADGIYTKWAVFVKSIRAPQSAEHKLFSEHQEGARKDVECAFGILQPRFRILRNPARLYDQGDLQNIMLACIIIHNMIIEDEKDIENDSFDLNEEATTSTVQAATITHGHDPVMEDVLQRDTEIRDREAHRQLQSDLIDHIWQKFGNRTN; this is translated from the coding sequence ATGAGGAAACCCCTCTTTCTGAAGATTGTTGAGGCCTTGAGTGGGTGGTCTGAGTATTTCACCTTAAGGTTGGATGCTCTGAATCGTCCCGGGTTCACACCAATTCATAAGTGTATTGTAGCAATGCGTCAGTTAGCATTTGGCGGTCCTGCAGAACAGTATGATGAGCATTTGAAGATGGCAGAAAGTACTAGTGTGGAATGCTTGAAGAAGTTTGTTCAGGGTATCATTGAAGTATACGGTGAAGAGTACTTGAGACGCCCAACAGTACAAGATGTACAACGATTGTTGGATATCGGTGAGCGTCGTGGTTTTCCAGGCATGATAGGGAGCATTGACTGTACGCATTGGCACTGGGAAAAATGTCCCTATGCATGGAAGGGACAGTATACTCGTGGTGATCATGGTGTGCCAACCATCATTCTAGAGGCTGTTGCTTCACATGACAGATGGATATGGCATGGTTTCTTTGGAGTGGCGGGGTCCAACAATGACATCAATGTGCTAAATCAATCTACTTTGTTCGTCGATCAGTTAAGAGGAGAAGCTCCCCAGGTGCAGTACTTTGTGAATGGAAGGCAATATAGCAAACCTTATTATCTTGCAGATGGAATATACACAAAGTGGGCTGTTTTTGTCAAGTCCATACGTGCACCACAATCAGCTGAGCACAAGCTGTTTTCAGAACATCAAGAGGGGGCAAGAAAAGATGTTgaatgtgcatttgggattttaCAACCTCGTTTTCGCATTTTACGTAATCCGGCACGTCTATATGACCAAGGGGATCTTCAGAATATCATGTTAGCTTGTATAATTATTCACAACATGATAATCGAGGACGAGAAGGATATAGAGAACGATTCATTTGACTTGAACGAAGAAGCAACCACGTCTACTGTTCAGGCCGCTACAATTACTCATGGACATGATCCGGTGATGGAGGATGTTCTACAGAGGGATACCGAGATTCGTGATCGTGAAGCTCATAGGCAACTACAATCTGATTTGATTGATCACATTTGGCAAAAGTTTGGGAATCGAACTAATTAG